A single region of the Streptomyces vilmorinianum genome encodes:
- a CDS encoding SpoIIE family protein phosphatase, translating to MGPRLDRGEALAAAGVGCFVWVPATGRLVLDAVGRTVLGLSPTEYKGRTADLRSRIPPADRALLSRLAADLLAGRTSTYSTYFHVRLHDGGSRWTHATGSVVRGGVDGPAQLVGVVRDATLDLSPSARRDGGAGRGLPGQEDRDGEEDRDGEEDHERLGALGEGVLALARAMSVEDVAAVLGDERSARRLGAGAMSLAVLEQGRLRFVRTVLTAEATHPPRKSRLADSWPLNDVVRSSRPLFFTSVRDFLDRYPRLEPNREGFWATAAAFLPLVNEGQPVGAMGVFYERKAVFTPADHAVMTAWSKAVARALHRVLLLDQSREIAAGLQNAMLPRRLPATPGGRITVRYRPAREGVRVGGDWYDALALPDGGVGLAIGDVQGHDTEAAGLMGQLRVAMTAYAAEGHRCDRVLAKASAFLADLDADRFATCQYLRITLATGEVHAANAGHPPPLLRRADGTVGTLHLAGGPPLGLPGEWGLARYPHTTAHLAPGATLLLYSDGLIEKPGEDIDHGLGRLAAAFADGPSDLEELADHILATLATGPHAEDDAALLMLRRDGGAARA from the coding sequence ATGGGGCCGCGGCTCGACCGGGGCGAGGCGCTCGCGGCGGCCGGCGTGGGCTGTTTCGTCTGGGTGCCGGCGACCGGCCGCCTGGTCCTGGACGCCGTGGGCCGTACCGTGCTCGGTCTGTCGCCGACCGAGTACAAGGGGCGGACGGCCGATCTGCGCTCCCGGATCCCGCCGGCCGACCGGGCGCTCCTGTCGCGGCTCGCCGCGGATCTCCTGGCCGGCCGGACATCGACGTACAGCACCTACTTCCACGTCCGTCTCCATGACGGCGGCAGCCGCTGGACGCACGCCACGGGAAGCGTCGTACGCGGGGGCGTGGACGGGCCCGCACAGCTCGTGGGGGTGGTCCGTGACGCCACCCTGGATCTGTCGCCGTCCGCCCGCCGGGACGGCGGCGCGGGCCGCGGCCTGCCCGGCCAGGAGGACCGGGACGGCGAGGAGGACCGGGACGGCGAGGAGGACCACGAGCGGCTGGGCGCCCTGGGCGAGGGCGTGCTCGCGCTGGCCCGGGCGATGAGCGTCGAGGACGTCGCCGCGGTCCTCGGCGACGAGCGCAGCGCGCGCCGGCTCGGCGCCGGGGCCATGTCCCTCGCCGTCCTCGAGCAGGGGCGGCTGCGTTTCGTCCGCACCGTACTGACCGCCGAGGCCACCCACCCCCCGCGCAAGTCCCGGCTCGCGGACTCCTGGCCGCTGAACGACGTCGTACGGTCGAGCAGGCCGCTCTTCTTCACCTCCGTCCGCGACTTCCTGGACCGCTACCCCCGGCTCGAACCGAATCGGGAGGGCTTCTGGGCGACGGCCGCCGCGTTCCTGCCCCTGGTGAACGAGGGGCAGCCGGTCGGTGCCATGGGCGTGTTCTACGAGCGGAAGGCCGTCTTCACCCCCGCGGACCACGCCGTGATGACCGCCTGGTCGAAGGCGGTCGCCCGCGCGCTGCACCGCGTACTGCTCCTCGACCAGTCGCGGGAGATCGCCGCCGGCCTGCAGAACGCCATGCTGCCGCGCCGGCTCCCCGCGACCCCCGGGGGCCGGATCACCGTGCGCTACCGGCCCGCCCGGGAGGGGGTCCGTGTCGGTGGGGACTGGTACGACGCGCTGGCCCTGCCGGACGGGGGCGTCGGGCTGGCGATCGGCGACGTCCAGGGCCATGACACCGAGGCCGCAGGGCTCATGGGCCAGCTGCGCGTCGCGATGACGGCGTACGCGGCGGAAGGCCACCGCTGCGACCGCGTGCTCGCCAAGGCCTCGGCGTTCCTCGCCGACCTGGACGCCGACCGCTTCGCCACCTGCCAGTACCTGCGGATCACCCTCGCCACGGGGGAGGTCCACGCGGCCAACGCGGGCCACCCGCCGCCCCTGCTGCGGCGCGCCGACGGCACGGTCGGCACACTCCACCTCGCGGGCGGTCCTCCGCTGGGCCTCCCCGGCGAGTGGGGTCTCGCCCGCTACCCGCACACCACGGCCCATCTGGCCCCCGGCGCGACCCTGCTCCTGTACAGCGACGGCCTGATCGAGAAGCCGGGCGAGGACATCGACCACGGTCTGGGCCGTCTGGCCGCCGCCTTCGCGGACGGCCCTTCCGACCTGGAGGAACTCGCCGACCACATCCTCGCCACCCTCGCCACCGGCCCCCACGCGGAGGACGACGCGGCGCTGCTGATGCTGCGCCGCGACGGGGGCGCGGCGCGGGCGTAG
- a CDS encoding LapA family protein, producing the protein MTTKASTPHRPSTLTVKGRDLRLRTIGFVALAALAIWFIAANTGSVTVTLWVPDVTLPLWGVLTVTLAVGLVLGVFLARRRARR; encoded by the coding sequence ATGACCACCAAGGCATCCACGCCCCACCGTCCCTCGACCCTGACGGTGAAGGGCCGGGATCTGCGTCTGCGCACGATCGGCTTCGTGGCGCTCGCGGCCCTCGCGATCTGGTTCATCGCCGCGAACACGGGATCGGTCACGGTCACTCTGTGGGTCCCCGACGTCACGCTGCCGCTCTGGGGCGTGCTCACGGTCACCCTCGCCGTAGGGCTGGTCCTCGGGGTGTTCCTCGCCCGACGGCGCGCCAGGCGCTGA
- a CDS encoding aminopeptidase P family protein, with protein MTEVSARPHTTSHDLSVSPELAAFMARGWAPSPLPQDARVPGSGLTPARRARLSARFPGERLIVPAGELRVRSNDCDHRFRPHSAYAWLTGLTGEDQAGHVLVLEPDGERGHEAVLHVRPRSSRDGGEEFYRDRRYGEFWVGRRPDLAEAERLTGIRCVRLDDGGALPPGRDAATDTELASVLSELRLVKDVWEVSQLQAAVDHTTTGFEDVVRALPRALAHPRGERWIEGIFDLRARAEGNGTGYETIAASGAHACVLHWIRNDGRLDRDDLLLLDAGVETDTLYTADITRTLPLSGRFSPVQRQVYELVLAAQEAGIAALRPGASFRDFHRAGMRVIAEGLADWGVLKDATGDLYRRYTLCSSGHMLGLDVHDCAQARAETYLDGVLAEGHVLTVEPGLYFQPDDETLPPELRGIGVRIEDDLVITEGGARLMSDALPRTPDAIESWMGALLEG; from the coding sequence ATGACCGAGGTGTCCGCACGACCGCACACCACCAGCCACGACCTGTCGGTGTCCCCGGAGCTCGCCGCGTTCATGGCGCGGGGCTGGGCTCCCTCGCCGCTGCCGCAGGACGCCCGGGTCCCGGGGTCGGGACTGACGCCCGCCCGGCGGGCCCGCCTCTCCGCCCGCTTTCCCGGTGAGCGGCTGATCGTCCCGGCGGGCGAGCTGCGCGTCCGCTCCAACGACTGCGACCACCGCTTCCGCCCGCACAGCGCGTACGCCTGGCTGACCGGGCTGACCGGCGAGGACCAGGCCGGTCATGTACTGGTCCTGGAGCCGGACGGCGAGCGGGGGCACGAGGCCGTGCTGCACGTGCGGCCCCGCTCATCGCGCGACGGGGGCGAGGAGTTCTACCGGGATCGCCGGTACGGCGAGTTCTGGGTGGGACGCCGTCCGGACCTCGCCGAGGCCGAGCGCCTCACCGGGATCCGCTGCGTCCGCCTCGACGACGGCGGTGCGCTGCCGCCCGGCCGCGACGCGGCGACCGACACCGAGCTGGCCTCCGTGCTCAGCGAGCTCAGGCTGGTCAAGGACGTCTGGGAGGTGTCGCAGCTGCAGGCCGCGGTGGACCACACCACGACCGGTTTCGAGGACGTGGTGCGGGCGCTCCCCCGGGCGCTGGCCCATCCCCGCGGCGAGCGGTGGATCGAGGGGATCTTCGACCTGCGCGCCCGCGCCGAGGGCAACGGCACCGGGTACGAGACCATCGCGGCCTCCGGCGCGCACGCCTGCGTCCTGCACTGGATCCGCAACGACGGCCGGCTCGACCGCGACGACCTGCTGCTGCTCGACGCGGGCGTGGAGACGGACACGCTCTACACCGCCGACATCACCCGGACCCTGCCCCTCTCGGGCCGCTTCTCCCCCGTCCAGCGCCAGGTGTACGAACTGGTCCTGGCCGCGCAGGAGGCGGGGATCGCGGCGCTGCGCCCCGGCGCCAGCTTCCGGGACTTCCACCGGGCGGGCATGCGGGTGATCGCCGAGGGGCTCGCCGACTGGGGCGTCCTCAAGGACGCGACGGGCGACCTGTACCGGCGCTACACCCTGTGCAGCAGCGGGCACATGCTCGGCCTCGACGTGCACGACTGCGCGCAGGCCCGGGCGGAGACGTATCTGGACGGCGTTCTCGCGGAGGGCCATGTCCTGACGGTCGAGCCGGGCCTGTACTTCCAGCCGGACGACGAGACCCTGCCTCCCGAGCTGCGCGGCATCGGGGTACGGATCGAGGACGACCTGGTGATCACGGAGGGCGGGGCGCGGCTGATGTCCGACGCGCTGCCGCGTACGCCCGACGCGATCGAGTCGTGGATGGGCGCGCTGCTGGAGGGGTGA
- a CDS encoding FAD-dependent oxidoreductase: MPTEAGLGPSYWMHGTPSPGRPALTDDLTADVVVIGGGIAGLCTAHELVRAGREVVLLEAGRIASGVSGHTTGKLTSLHGLIYARLRDTLGATAAARYARAQQEALEHVVGLCAEIGIDAELERAPAYIYVTDEGRAGEIRAEAAAALDAGLDAAYVTETELPFPVAAAVRLDGQLLFHPRKFLLGLAEDLVARGGTIHEETRVTDLQEHTDCRLTTEGGATVHAQDVVMATNFPLTVHTSLLARLTVRRELVVAAPVATTAAPQGMYLTPEDSTRSVRTAPYDEDHRLLIVTGEAFVPGTDHPGERLERLTGWARGTFPGFGDTPPSYRWAAQDVRSADHLPYVGHEHPDTQHVFVATGFGGWGMSNGVMAGRLLAAHVTGAPRPDWTELFDPRRHLPLREYPDVTRAQLSVARHYLVGRPPRCTHMGCELGFDDLEGTWECPCHGSRFAADGSVLQGPATRPLEREHLPESGP; the protein is encoded by the coding sequence ATGCCGACCGAAGCCGGCCTCGGCCCCTCGTACTGGATGCACGGCACCCCCTCGCCCGGACGGCCCGCCCTCACCGACGACCTCACGGCCGACGTCGTCGTCATCGGCGGCGGCATCGCGGGCCTGTGCACCGCCCACGAGCTCGTCCGCGCGGGCCGCGAGGTCGTGCTCCTCGAAGCCGGCCGGATCGCCTCCGGGGTCTCCGGCCACACCACGGGCAAACTCACCTCGCTGCACGGACTCATCTACGCGCGGCTGCGCGACACGCTCGGGGCCACCGCCGCCGCCCGGTACGCCCGCGCCCAGCAGGAGGCCCTCGAGCACGTCGTCGGCCTGTGCGCCGAGATCGGAATCGACGCCGAGCTGGAGCGCGCCCCGGCCTACATCTACGTGACGGACGAGGGGCGGGCCGGGGAGATCCGCGCCGAGGCGGCCGCGGCGCTGGACGCGGGGCTCGACGCCGCGTACGTCACGGAGACCGAACTGCCCTTCCCGGTGGCCGCGGCCGTCCGGCTGGACGGTCAGCTCCTCTTCCACCCCCGCAAGTTCCTGCTCGGCCTCGCCGAGGACCTCGTCGCCCGGGGCGGCACGATCCACGAGGAGACCCGGGTCACCGACCTGCAGGAGCACACGGACTGCCGGCTGACCACCGAGGGCGGCGCGACGGTCCACGCGCAGGACGTCGTCATGGCCACGAACTTCCCGCTGACCGTGCACACCTCGCTCCTGGCCAGGCTGACGGTCCGCCGCGAACTGGTGGTGGCCGCGCCCGTGGCCACCACGGCCGCACCCCAGGGCATGTACCTCACGCCCGAGGACAGCACGCGTTCGGTGCGCACCGCGCCCTACGACGAGGACCACCGGCTCCTGATCGTCACCGGCGAGGCCTTCGTGCCCGGCACGGATCACCCGGGCGAGCGCCTCGAACGGCTCACCGGATGGGCCCGCGGCACGTTCCCGGGCTTCGGTGACACACCGCCCTCCTATCGGTGGGCCGCGCAGGACGTACGGTCCGCGGATCACCTGCCGTACGTCGGTCATGAGCACCCGGACACGCAACACGTCTTCGTGGCCACCGGGTTCGGTGGCTGGGGCATGAGCAACGGGGTGATGGCGGGACGTCTGCTCGCCGCGCATGTGACGGGCGCGCCGCGCCCCGACTGGACCGAGCTCTTCGATCCGCGCCGCCATCTGCCGCTGCGGGAGTACCCCGACGTGACCCGGGCGCAGTTGTCGGTGGCACGCCACTACCTCGTCGGCAGGCCGCCGCGCTGCACCCACATGGGGTGCGAGCTCGGCTTCGACGACCTGGAGGGCACGTGGGAGTGCCCGTGCCACGGCTCGCGCTTCGCGGCCGACGGCAGCGTCCTTCAGGGCCCCGCGACGCGCCCCTTGGAGCGTGAGCACCTACCGGAGTCAGGGCCGTAG
- a CDS encoding AMP-binding protein, producing the protein MTAPPLLLPDTRTVPFAADLAAHGDRTAVLTTDGAVSYRELAARVQAVAERLGTARRLVLLVAANTLDALVVHLAALASGNPLLLVPGDHPDAVRSLIEAYDPDVIARPGDERGCGGEGGERGEGVAPDGLTRSGWVLDERRAETAHTLHPDLALLLSTSGSTGSPKLVRLSHENLQSNAAAIAQYLDIRDTDVAATTLPLHYCYGLSVVHSHLLRGAGLLLTDLSVSDACFWDRFRAARATTFAGVPYTFDLLDRIGFDAMDLPHLRYVTQAGGRLAPDRVARYAALGRARGWDLFVMYGQTEATARMAYLPPELAESRPGAVGVPIPGGAFRLRPLPEWTGEDDGGSTGELLYSGPNVMLGYAESPRDLGLGRTLSELPTGDVARRAADGLYEVVGRTSRFAKILGLRIDPQQIETVLAAEGVVAACVGADDELLVAVEGDPGAFEAGPVRRRVTGLCGLPARAVRVGALPALPRLTTGKIDYGSVAEALRGIDLAPLSPGDGSHEDLVRLYATILDRDDVTPDSSFVGLGGDSLSYVEMSLHLEETLGTLPDHWHLLPLRELRAAATPRLGTHEESAPAPDGRLARMRARIRARIPARVRARARTVETGIALRAVAIVLIVGSHIQIFTVKGGAHVLLGVAGYNFARFHLTPAGRADRVRGIGRSLMRIVLPCTAWLALMMLVTDDYGVRTVFLLTSLLGPNDGFWFVESLVYTLLLVSALLAFPYADRAERRFPFAFPMVLTGVGLVGRYDLLGLDAQGHVPLAATLFWLFGMGWAAARACGVAQRAAVTAVALATVPGLFGQPAREAVVVGGLVLLIWVRRLPSLGVLNRLAGLLAGSSLYIYVTHWQVFPRLDAYPLLALAAALLFGVAFAAATSQVTRRLPALRPLAPRPAT; encoded by the coding sequence GTGACAGCACCACCGCTCCTCCTCCCCGACACCCGGACCGTCCCGTTCGCCGCAGACCTCGCAGCTCACGGCGACCGCACCGCGGTTCTCACGACCGACGGGGCGGTGTCCTACCGGGAGCTCGCGGCCCGGGTCCAGGCCGTCGCCGAACGCCTCGGGACCGCCCGCCGTCTGGTGCTGCTCGTCGCCGCCAACACCCTCGACGCCCTCGTGGTCCACCTGGCCGCGCTCGCCTCGGGCAACCCGCTGCTCCTCGTGCCGGGCGACCACCCGGACGCCGTACGGTCGCTGATCGAGGCGTACGACCCCGATGTCATCGCCCGCCCGGGTGACGAGCGGGGCTGCGGAGGCGAGGGGGGCGAGAGGGGCGAGGGGGTCGCCCCTGACGGCCTCACCCGGTCGGGGTGGGTCCTCGACGAGCGCCGCGCCGAGACGGCGCACACCCTCCACCCCGATCTGGCGCTGCTCCTGAGCACCTCCGGCTCCACCGGATCGCCCAAGCTGGTCCGTCTCTCCCACGAGAACCTGCAGTCGAACGCGGCGGCGATCGCCCAGTACCTCGATATCCGCGACACGGACGTGGCCGCGACCACCCTGCCCCTGCACTACTGCTACGGCCTCTCGGTCGTGCACAGCCACCTGCTGCGCGGCGCCGGACTGCTCCTCACCGACCTCTCCGTGTCCGACGCCTGTTTCTGGGACCGGTTCAGGGCCGCCCGGGCGACCACCTTCGCCGGCGTCCCGTACACCTTCGACCTGCTGGACCGGATCGGCTTCGACGCGATGGACCTGCCCCATCTGCGGTACGTGACGCAGGCCGGCGGGCGGCTCGCCCCCGACCGGGTCGCGCGCTACGCGGCGCTCGGGCGCGCGCGCGGCTGGGACCTCTTCGTCATGTACGGGCAGACCGAGGCGACCGCGCGCATGGCGTACCTGCCGCCCGAGCTCGCCGAGAGCAGGCCGGGAGCGGTGGGTGTCCCGATCCCCGGTGGCGCCTTCCGGCTCCGGCCGCTGCCCGAGTGGACCGGAGAGGACGACGGCGGCAGCACCGGCGAACTGCTGTACTCCGGCCCCAACGTGATGCTCGGTTATGCCGAGAGCCCGCGGGACCTCGGCCTCGGCCGCACCCTGAGCGAACTGCCCACGGGCGACGTCGCCCGGCGCGCGGCCGACGGGCTGTACGAGGTCGTCGGGCGCACCAGCCGGTTCGCGAAGATCCTCGGCCTGCGGATCGATCCGCAGCAGATCGAGACCGTGCTCGCCGCGGAGGGGGTCGTGGCCGCCTGCGTGGGCGCCGACGACGAACTCCTCGTCGCGGTCGAGGGCGATCCCGGGGCCTTCGAGGCCGGTCCGGTACGGCGGCGGGTCACCGGCCTGTGCGGACTGCCGGCCCGCGCCGTACGGGTCGGCGCCCTGCCGGCGCTGCCGCGGCTCACCACCGGCAAGATCGACTACGGGTCGGTGGCTGAGGCCCTGCGGGGCATCGATCTTGCGCCGCTGTCACCCGGCGACGGGTCGCACGAGGATCTGGTGCGCTTGTACGCGACGATCCTCGATCGCGACGACGTGACGCCGGACAGCAGCTTCGTGGGCCTCGGCGGAGACTCACTCAGCTACGTCGAGATGTCCCTCCACCTGGAGGAGACGCTCGGCACGCTCCCCGACCACTGGCATCTGCTGCCCCTGCGCGAGCTGCGCGCCGCCGCCACCCCGCGGCTCGGGACCCACGAGGAGTCCGCCCCGGCTCCGGACGGCCGCCTCGCCCGGATGCGCGCACGGATACGCGCACGGATTCCGGCTCGGGTACGGGCCCGGGCGCGGACCGTGGAGACCGGGATCGCGCTGCGCGCGGTCGCCATCGTGCTGATCGTGGGCTCGCACATCCAGATCTTCACGGTGAAGGGCGGCGCCCATGTGCTGCTCGGTGTCGCCGGGTACAACTTCGCCCGCTTCCACCTCACTCCGGCGGGCCGCGCGGACCGGGTGCGGGGCATCGGACGGAGCCTGATGCGCATCGTCCTGCCCTGCACGGCCTGGCTGGCCCTGATGATGCTGGTCACGGACGACTACGGCGTCCGTACGGTGTTCCTGCTCACCAGTCTGCTCGGGCCGAACGACGGTTTCTGGTTCGTCGAGTCCCTCGTCTACACGCTGCTCCTGGTCAGTGCGCTGCTGGCGTTCCCGTACGCCGACCGTGCCGAGCGGCGCTTCCCGTTCGCCTTCCCGATGGTTCTCACCGGCGTGGGGCTCGTGGGCCGTTACGACCTGCTGGGCCTCGACGCCCAGGGCCATGTGCCGCTGGCCGCCACGCTCTTCTGGCTCTTCGGCATGGGCTGGGCCGCGGCCCGCGCCTGCGGTGTGGCGCAGCGGGCGGCGGTCACGGCGGTCGCCCTCGCGACCGTCCCGGGCCTCTTCGGCCAGCCCGCTCGCGAGGCGGTCGTCGTCGGCGGTCTGGTCCTGCTGATCTGGGTGCGCAGGCTGCCCAGCCTCGGTGTGCTCAACCGCCTCGCGGGGCTCCTGGCGGGCAGCTCCCTCTACATCTACGTCACCCACTGGCAGGTCTTCCCCCGTCTGGACGCCTACCCGCTCCTCGCCCTGGCCGCCGCCCTCCTGTTCGGCGTCGCCTTCGCGGCGGCGACCTCGCAGGTGACGCGGCGGCTGCCGGCGCTGCGGCCGCTCGCGCCCCGGCCCGCGACCTGA
- a CDS encoding iron ABC transporter substrate-binding protein: MRRPLIRRLTVFAAAALLVPALTSCGSDEDDAGLVIYSGRNENLVKPLLDELEAAVGTTVAVRYGDSAELSAQILEEGDKTKAGLFFSQDAGALGALSTQGRLQKLPDATLNQVDAAFRGGNGDWVGTSGRVRVLAYDPKQVTKVPDSVHELVKPEWKGKIGFVPTNASFQSFVTGMRVLEGDEATRTWLKGLKANEPKAYENNLKVMDAVGSGEVALGLVNHYYWYEQVAEKGEDKVGAKIHFLPGGDPGALVNTAGVGIVKGGKGSDVAQKAVDFLLSKKAQTYFAEETKEYPLAAGVPTTTKDLPPLESLDAPKIDLGKLESLQETLKMLQDVGLV, encoded by the coding sequence ATGCGACGCCCCCTGATTCGCCGTCTGACCGTGTTCGCCGCGGCAGCGCTGCTCGTCCCCGCGCTCACGAGCTGCGGCAGCGACGAGGACGACGCCGGTCTCGTCATCTACTCCGGGCGCAACGAGAACCTCGTCAAGCCGCTGCTCGACGAGCTGGAGGCGGCCGTCGGCACGACCGTCGCCGTCCGCTACGGCGACAGCGCCGAACTCTCCGCCCAGATCCTCGAAGAGGGTGACAAGACCAAGGCCGGGCTGTTCTTCTCCCAGGACGCCGGGGCGCTCGGCGCCCTCTCCACCCAGGGCCGGCTGCAGAAGCTCCCCGACGCCACGCTGAACCAGGTCGACGCCGCCTTCCGCGGCGGCAACGGCGACTGGGTGGGCACCTCGGGCCGGGTGCGCGTCCTCGCGTACGACCCGAAGCAGGTCACCAAGGTGCCCGACAGCGTGCACGAGCTGGTCAAGCCCGAGTGGAAGGGCAAGATCGGCTTCGTCCCGACCAACGCCTCCTTCCAGTCGTTCGTCACGGGCATGCGCGTCCTCGAGGGCGACGAGGCCACCCGTACCTGGCTCAAGGGCCTCAAGGCCAACGAGCCCAAGGCGTACGAGAACAACCTCAAGGTGATGGACGCCGTCGGCTCCGGCGAGGTCGCCCTCGGCCTGGTCAACCACTACTACTGGTACGAGCAGGTCGCCGAGAAGGGCGAGGACAAGGTCGGCGCGAAGATCCACTTCCTGCCCGGCGGCGACCCCGGCGCGCTCGTCAACACCGCCGGCGTCGGCATCGTCAAGGGCGGCAAGGGGTCCGACGTCGCCCAGAAGGCCGTGGACTTCCTGCTCTCCAAGAAGGCGCAGACCTACTTCGCCGAGGAGACGAAGGAGTACCCGCTGGCCGCCGGTGTCCCCACCACGACCAAGGACCTGCCGCCGCTGGAGTCCCTGGACGCCCCGAAGATCGACCTCGGCAAGCTCGAATCGCTTCAGGAGACCCTGAAGATGCTTCAGGACGTCGGGCTGGTCTGA
- a CDS encoding ABC transporter permease yields MRPVSPKGRQTTDGTTASRGAASGDTAPDGTAPDGIAPDGIATPSGDAAPAPRVPARRAPAGRARALRAARRPPAVLVVPAAVAALLALLPLGYLAVRSLERGPGFAWDVIAGERSAQLLGRSLGLAAFVVAACLVLGISLAWLTVRTALPGARAWSVLVTLPLAVPSYVAAFTWLSLYPHLAGFWGAALTLTLVSFPYVYLPVTAALRGTDPAQEEVARSLGLGPLATFLRVTLPQLRHAAAGGAVLVALYVFSDFGAVSLMRYDTFTRGIYTSYRASFDRTPAAALSVVLVVMTVALVWAEGRTRGRAGQARTGTGTARPAVPMALGRWKAPALLWCGAVVAAAVAAPLATLGYWLAVGSSATWDPAGLADIAGTTLGVAAAGAALTTLLALPVGVIAARHQGRLARLLEHSAYAGHALPGITVALSLVFFAVRYAEPVYQELPLLVCAYAVLFLPVAVAATRAAVLQAPPVLEDVARSLGRSPLRVLREVTVPLAAPGVAAGAALTFVVCMKELPATLLLRPTGMDTLATRLWTETGSGSFAAAAPYAATLILLAAVPSYLLGRHRT; encoded by the coding sequence ATGAGACCCGTTTCCCCGAAGGGGCGGCAGACGACGGACGGCACGACGGCGTCACGTGGCGCGGCGTCAGGTGACACCGCGCCGGACGGCACCGCGCCGGACGGCATCGCGCCGGACGGCATCGCCACGCCGTCCGGCGACGCCGCCCCGGCCCCCCGCGTGCCCGCTCGCCGTGCGCCGGCCGGCCGGGCCCGCGCGCTGCGGGCCGCCCGCCGGCCACCGGCCGTGCTCGTCGTCCCGGCCGCCGTCGCCGCGCTCCTCGCCCTGCTGCCGCTCGGCTACCTGGCCGTCCGGTCCCTGGAGCGCGGTCCCGGCTTCGCCTGGGACGTCATCGCCGGCGAGCGCAGCGCGCAGCTCCTCGGCCGCAGCCTCGGCCTCGCCGCGTTCGTCGTCGCGGCCTGCCTCGTCCTCGGCATCTCGCTGGCCTGGCTGACCGTCCGCACGGCGCTGCCCGGCGCCCGCGCCTGGTCCGTCCTGGTGACCCTGCCGCTCGCCGTGCCCAGTTACGTGGCCGCGTTCACCTGGCTGTCCCTGTACCCGCACCTCGCCGGGTTCTGGGGCGCCGCGCTCACCCTGACCCTGGTGAGCTTCCCGTACGTCTATCTGCCCGTCACCGCCGCCCTGCGCGGCACCGATCCGGCGCAGGAGGAGGTGGCGCGCTCCCTGGGCCTCGGCCCGCTCGCGACCTTCCTCCGGGTGACCCTGCCGCAGCTGCGGCACGCCGCGGCCGGCGGCGCCGTGCTGGTCGCGCTGTACGTGTTCTCCGACTTCGGCGCCGTGTCCCTGATGCGGTACGACACGTTCACCCGCGGCATCTACACCTCCTACCGGGCCAGCTTCGACCGCACCCCGGCCGCCGCCCTCAGCGTCGTCCTGGTCGTCATGACCGTGGCCCTCGTCTGGGCGGAGGGCCGCACGCGCGGCCGCGCCGGACAGGCCAGGACCGGAACGGGCACGGCACGCCCCGCCGTACCGATGGCCCTCGGCCGCTGGAAGGCGCCCGCCCTGCTCTGGTGCGGGGCCGTCGTCGCCGCGGCCGTCGCCGCCCCCCTGGCCACCCTCGGCTACTGGCTGGCCGTCGGCAGCTCCGCCACCTGGGACCCGGCCGGCCTGGCCGACATCGCCGGCACCACCCTCGGCGTCGCCGCCGCCGGCGCCGCGCTGACCACCCTGCTCGCCCTGCCCGTCGGGGTGATCGCCGCCCGCCACCAGGGCAGGCTCGCCCGGCTCCTGGAACACTCCGCGTACGCCGGACACGCCCTGCCCGGCATCACGGTCGCGCTCTCCCTGGTCTTCTTCGCCGTCCGCTACGCCGAGCCGGTCTACCAGGAACTGCCGCTGCTGGTCTGCGCGTACGCCGTGCTCTTCCTGCCCGTCGCCGTGGCGGCCACCCGCGCGGCCGTCCTCCAGGCGCCGCCCGTCCTGGAGGACGTGGCCCGCTCCCTGGGCCGCTCCCCGCTGCGGGTCCTGCGCGAGGTGACCGTCCCGCTGGCCGCACCCGGTGTCGCCGCCGGGGCCGCGCTCACCTTCGTGGTGTGCATGAAGGAACTGCCCGCGACCCTGCTGCTGCGCCCCACCGGCATGGACACCCTCGCCACCCGGCTGTGGACGGAGACCGGTTCGGGCTCGTTCGCCGCGGCCGCCCCCTACGCCGCCACGCTGATCCTGCTCGCCGCCGTCCCCTCGTACCTCCTCGGGAGACACCGCACATGA